From the genome of Deinococcus cellulosilyticus NBRC 106333 = KACC 11606, one region includes:
- a CDS encoding carboxymuconolactone decarboxylase family protein codes for MSAKETIWGEHTETIEKRLKAFHPDLQKYIDGFAYGEVYERPGLPLQVKELLAIVMLVSLGNPQELKTHFRGVINAGGSMQDIEEALLFAIPYLGFPRVIGAFEVLRSMQK; via the coding sequence GTGAGTGCAAAAGAAACCATCTGGGGGGAACACACAGAGACCATCGAAAAACGCCTGAAGGCCTTCCATCCAGACTTGCAAAAGTACATCGATGGTTTCGCTTATGGCGAGGTGTACGAGCGACCAGGTCTGCCTTTGCAGGTGAAAGAACTGCTTGCCATTGTGATGCTGGTGTCCCTGGGCAATCCCCAGGAGCTCAAAACCCACTTCAGGGGGGTCATCAACGCAGGTGGGAGCATGCAGGACATTGAGGAAGCCCTGCTGTTTGCCATTCCCTATCTGGGATTTCCAAGGGTGATCGGGGCCTTCGAGGTGTTGAGAAGCATGCAGAAATAA
- a CDS encoding segregation and condensation protein A, whose amino-acid sequence MEPLTLSFTGFSGGLLELLQALRQERLQPEDVPLSHITEAVLARFYRLRELDAELASEALPQLAAVIALKTSLLLPKIPREEPEDALEDLEDYSHDVLSSVAALQELDALVRFLSEKRRGRNQIIAAKGLNLPYERKKPKEKLILTQLLAAAKSAVREVQAAHIVKDRLTLEDARKAILVFVKNLRRFFFHAITTRDWGERTVYFAALLESVRLGEVELRQDEAYGEIEVEALQTDEMLQKTMDFSEEKVG is encoded by the coding sequence ATGGAACCCCTCACGCTGTCCTTCACTGGCTTTTCCGGGGGTCTGCTGGAACTTTTGCAGGCCCTCAGACAGGAACGTCTTCAACCCGAAGACGTTCCGCTCTCCCACATCACGGAAGCTGTGCTGGCCCGTTTTTACAGGCTTCGTGAACTGGATGCGGAACTGGCCAGTGAAGCCCTGCCTCAACTGGCTGCAGTGATTGCCCTGAAAACTTCTTTGCTGTTGCCAAAGATCCCCAGAGAGGAGCCAGAAGACGCTCTTGAAGACCTCGAAGATTATTCCCACGATGTCCTGAGCAGTGTGGCTGCACTTCAGGAACTGGACGCTCTGGTGCGCTTCCTGAGTGAGAAACGCCGAGGACGCAACCAGATCATTGCAGCAAAAGGCCTCAACCTGCCTTACGAGCGCAAGAAGCCAAAGGAAAAACTGATCCTGACGCAGCTTCTGGCCGCTGCAAAAAGTGCAGTGCGGGAGGTGCAGGCCGCCCACATCGTCAAAGACCGCCTGACCCTCGAGGATGCCCGCAAGGCCATTCTGGTGTTCGTGAAGAACCTGCGGCGCTTTTTCTTCCATGCCATCACCACCCGCGACTGGGGCGAGAGAACCGTCTACTTCGCAGCCCTTCTGGAGTCGGTGCGTCTGGGAGAGGTTGAGCTTCGCCAGGATGAGGCTTACGGAGAGATTGAAGTGGAAGCCCTGCAGACCGACGAGATGCTGCAGAAAACCATGGATTTCTCCGAAGAAAAAGTGGGTTAG
- a CDS encoding tetratricopeptide repeat protein gives MLYAGTSAFHQGDLLSAEKYLTQALNHFQHKHKSDEQIDALITIGHIYRDQGKYDYAHGMFTHALYLSREHQNPEMEADALNGLAGIYHYQGDYQKSIEALEIALPIRERLGNPAKTAAVLNNLGQSYTQLGEYFESLMYLTKGHQIISQTQHEPRIEGASLVSIGNLYKDLGDYDESLKFFKEAISVGERGKTPIITAVATENLGEVLRLRGHTREALDALQKSLDLSRKLGYQPGVINSLISMANVYHWQGNHKLALTTFRDALTLSRQTNHREGEIDALIGVGKQLLAARKGHEALDYLNQALQLAEDSKRKKSIASIHSCLAECYEILGNPRAALEHFKTFHKIDQELKSEEGERRSRYLKMRFDLERSEQRAEMYRMQNETNELARKAAEALVHERTQELEQAQVEIVTRLAIAAESRDDVTGAHTWRVGRNAAMLAQEIGLPREEVEIIRLAARLHDVGKIGIPDSILMKHGVLTPEEYEHMKTHTIIGGRILSGGKSRLLQLAQEIAVSHHERWDGRGYPFGLLGETIPLSGRIVAVADVFDALTHRRPYKQAWSLKNALEELERHSGTHFDPRIVQAALKVFNTLKIVTEDAPEL, from the coding sequence ATGCTTTATGCGGGAACCAGTGCCTTCCATCAGGGTGATTTGCTTTCCGCAGAAAAATATCTGACTCAAGCCCTCAATCATTTTCAACACAAACACAAATCAGATGAACAAATTGATGCCCTGATCACCATCGGCCATATCTACAGGGATCAGGGTAAGTATGACTATGCACATGGAATGTTTACCCATGCCCTCTACCTGTCCAGAGAACACCAAAACCCAGAGATGGAAGCAGATGCTCTGAATGGTCTTGCAGGCATATATCACTACCAGGGAGATTACCAGAAATCCATTGAAGCCCTGGAAATCGCTTTACCCATCAGAGAACGTCTGGGCAATCCAGCAAAAACTGCCGCAGTTTTGAACAACCTTGGCCAATCTTATACTCAACTGGGTGAGTATTTTGAGTCTCTAATGTATTTAACAAAAGGCCATCAAATCATATCACAAACCCAGCATGAGCCCAGAATTGAAGGAGCCAGTCTGGTTTCCATTGGGAATCTATACAAAGACCTTGGAGACTATGACGAATCATTGAAATTTTTCAAAGAAGCAATTTCTGTCGGAGAACGTGGAAAAACACCGATCATCACTGCTGTTGCCACAGAAAACCTGGGGGAAGTTCTCCGACTGCGAGGCCATACGCGTGAAGCGCTAGACGCGCTTCAGAAATCCCTTGATTTAAGCCGCAAGCTTGGGTATCAACCTGGAGTGATCAACTCATTGATCTCAATGGCAAATGTTTATCATTGGCAAGGGAACCACAAACTGGCCCTGACCACCTTCAGAGATGCCCTGACCCTTTCCCGCCAGACCAATCACCGGGAAGGTGAGATTGATGCCCTGATCGGTGTGGGCAAGCAACTTCTAGCCGCCAGAAAAGGCCATGAGGCCCTCGATTACCTGAATCAGGCCCTGCAACTCGCAGAAGACAGCAAACGCAAGAAATCCATTGCCTCCATCCATTCCTGTCTGGCAGAGTGTTACGAAATTCTGGGCAATCCCAGGGCAGCCCTTGAGCACTTCAAGACCTTCCACAAGATCGATCAGGAACTGAAAAGTGAAGAAGGCGAACGGCGTTCCCGTTACCTGAAAATGCGCTTTGATCTGGAGCGCAGTGAACAGCGTGCCGAAATGTACCGCATGCAGAACGAGACCAATGAACTGGCCCGCAAAGCCGCAGAGGCCCTGGTGCATGAGCGCACGCAGGAACTTGAGCAGGCCCAGGTGGAAATCGTCACCCGACTGGCCATCGCTGCAGAGTCCAGAGACGATGTCACTGGCGCTCACACCTGGCGGGTGGGCCGCAATGCTGCCATGCTGGCCCAGGAAATCGGTCTGCCCCGTGAAGAGGTGGAGATCATCCGCCTGGCCGCACGCCTTCACGATGTGGGCAAGATCGGGATTCCAGACAGCATCCTGATGAAACATGGGGTCCTGACCCCTGAAGAGTACGAGCACATGAAAACGCACACCATCATTGGGGGCCGCATCCTGTCAGGTGGAAAATCCAGACTGCTGCAACTGGCCCAGGAAATTGCTGTCTCTCACCATGAGCGCTGGGATGGGCGGGGTTACCCTTTTGGTCTGCTGGGTGAGACCATTCCCCTCTCAGGCCGCATTGTGGCTGTGGCAGATGTCTTCGATGCCCTGACGCACCGCAGGCCATACAAGCAGGCCTGGAGTCTGAAGAATGCCCTGGAAGAACTGGAACGCCACAGTGGCACCCACTTCGATCCCAGGATCGTTCAGGCTGCCCTGAAGGTGTTCAACACCCTGAAAATCGTCACGGAAGACGCTCCAGAGCTCTAA
- a CDS encoding cobalamin B12-binding domain-containing protein: protein MNRKIRVLIAKPGMDGHDRGAKIVARALRDAGMEVVYTGLRQTPEMIVATALQEDVDAIGLSVLSGAHMHIFREVRRLLEEKEATDILLFGGGIIPDQDLPALKELGVSRVFTPGSTLEEPIEWLNTTVPQRWAAQEHL, encoded by the coding sequence ATGAACCGTAAAATACGGGTGTTAATTGCCAAGCCCGGCATGGATGGCCATGACCGGGGGGCCAAAATTGTGGCGCGTGCCCTGAGGGATGCAGGCATGGAAGTTGTTTACACCGGGCTCAGACAGACCCCAGAGATGATCGTGGCAACTGCACTCCAGGAAGATGTGGACGCCATCGGGCTCTCGGTGCTCTCTGGAGCCCACATGCACATCTTCCGGGAAGTTCGCAGGCTGCTCGAAGAAAAAGAGGCCACCGACATCCTGCTTTTCGGTGGGGGCATCATCCCGGATCAGGACCTGCCTGCCCTGAAGGAACTCGGGGTTTCACGGGTGTTCACCCCTGGAAGCACCCTGGAGGAGCCCATCGAGTGGCTGAACACCACCGTTCCGCAACGCTGGGCCGCCCAGGAGCACCTGTGA
- the trpS gene encoding tryptophan--tRNA ligase: MKRVFSGIQPTGEIHIGNYFGAILNYVKLGEELGKNSIYCIVDYHAITIPHEPELLRKRTFDAALVNMAAGLDPSKVILFAQSDVREHTELGWIFSTQTPLGDLERMTQFKDKSSQHSVLAGLLMYPTLMAADILLYKANTVPVGEDQVQHIELTREIARRFNNRFGELFPEPLAVHNKDALRVPGVDGQGKMSKSKGNTLGVLEEIDSIWQKLRVAPTDPARVRRTDPGNPHICLIFDYHKLFSDLDTIQMVEVGCSTAGIGCIDCKKTLMKGVERTLVPIQQRAQELYSTPDIVKDALHEGAREARQIAQQTMQEVRDALGLLNP; this comes from the coding sequence GTGAAGCGAGTTTTCTCTGGCATTCAACCCACCGGTGAAATCCACATCGGGAATTACTTCGGAGCGATCCTCAACTACGTGAAACTGGGCGAGGAACTCGGCAAGAATTCCATCTACTGCATTGTGGATTACCACGCCATCACCATCCCCCACGAACCCGAGCTGCTCAGAAAACGCACCTTTGACGCTGCCCTCGTCAACATGGCTGCGGGCCTTGATCCCAGCAAGGTCATTCTGTTCGCGCAGAGCGATGTCAGAGAGCACACCGAACTGGGCTGGATCTTTTCCACCCAGACGCCCCTTGGGGACCTGGAGCGCATGACCCAGTTCAAGGACAAGTCCAGCCAGCACAGCGTTCTGGCCGGTCTCTTGATGTACCCCACCCTGATGGCTGCAGACATCCTGCTGTACAAGGCCAACACGGTGCCTGTGGGGGAAGACCAGGTGCAACACATCGAACTGACCCGTGAAATTGCCCGCCGGTTCAACAACCGTTTCGGTGAACTGTTCCCTGAGCCACTGGCCGTGCACAACAAGGATGCACTGCGGGTGCCTGGAGTGGATGGTCAGGGCAAGATGTCCAAATCCAAGGGCAACACCCTTGGTGTGCTCGAGGAGATCGATTCCATCTGGCAGAAACTGCGGGTCGCCCCCACCGACCCTGCCCGGGTGCGCCGCACCGATCCTGGCAATCCCCACATTTGCCTGATTTTTGATTACCACAAGCTCTTCAGCGATCTGGACACCATCCAGATGGTGGAAGTGGGATGTTCCACTGCAGGGATTGGCTGCATTGACTGCAAAAAGACCCTGATGAAGGGTGTGGAGCGCACACTCGTGCCCATCCAGCAGCGTGCACAGGAACTGTACAGCACTCCAGACATTGTGAAAGATGCCCTGCATGAGGGTGCCCGTGAAGCGAGACAGATCGCCCAGCAGACCATGCAGGAAGTCAGAGATGCCCTTGGACTCCTGAACCCTTGA